From Alloacidobacterium dinghuense:
AACAGGACCGTTGAACGTCTGGTCGTGAATTGCCCCTCCGGTAATGCCGAGAAGGAAATCGGCCTCTGGATTGCCCCCAACATTCGCGCTGCTGAGACCGGTGAAGTTGCCGCCATTGCCAATGAGCCAGAAGCCATCCTGAAAGGCCTCTGTACCGACGTTCATCTGATTGGCCCGGAAGTCGAGCCCGACGTGAATGTCATGCTTGCGGACGATAAGATCGAGCGAGTCGCGGAAGGAGAAGATATTCGTTCCACCCTGGAAGGGGGAATACCCGCGATCTCCGAGAGCCCAATAGCCGCCTTGGACGAGTGTTGAGACCAGCCCGCAGCTATAGGCGCCCGGTGCGCATGGGGTGGCGCCAGGGGGACATCCGAGGTTAGCGTTGGGAATTCCGCCGGGCACGATGGTGGCAGAGGCGCAGGTTCCCGTACCTTGCGAAGAGATGTAATCGAAGATGCGGTTGTAGCCGAAGGTGGCCTGATTGACCATCCTGGCGGAGAAGACGTGCGTTTCTCCGATGGCGGCATTGCGAGCGTGATTGATGATGCGCTGATTGGTGCCGAAGGCGTTAGCTGAAGCAAAGGATGGCGGATTCGAGCCGCCCGGCACGTAGGAGAACGCCTGATCGTAGCTGAAACGGCCGAAGAGCGAATCGGCCGTGGAGAGTGTATGGTCCAGACGGCCATCAAACTTCGTCTCGTCGAGCTCGCGTACGGGAATGTTGACGTAGTTATATCCCGCTGCGGCATTGCTGGCGTTTGGCGTGGGATATAGGTTTATCATCGCCTGCCCAATGTTGTTGATCAGGTTGGATGGGATCTTGCTGCATGGGGTTCCCTGTGGCTGGCGTCCGTCAGGGTTGGCAGCTATAGGTTGTCCTGCTCCATTGCACTGGAAATAGACATTCGGATAAACGTTGGGATTGGTTGAGGCCCCAATCATATTCGGGTTTACGATGGCGAGACCGCTGATGGCATTGCCGAAAGGATCGGCGGAGAAGTCGCCTGTGCGCATTGCCAGTGATGGAACCAGGCCCGTGAAGGTGATGCCGTGGCGCTGATATTTCTGTTCGCCATCGACAAAGAAGAACGTCTTATTTTTTCGAATGGGACCGCCGATTGCGCCTCCGAACTGGTTCAGGTTGAATTTCTCGGCAGAGGTCGCAAAATAGCTCTTGGCATCAAGCGCCGTGTTACGGAAAAACTCGTACAGCGTTCCATGGAAGTCGTTCGTTCCTGACTTCGTCGTCAGAAGTACGGTGGGACCGGCGCGCGTTCCGTATTCGGCGGAGTAGGTGTAGGTGAGAACCTTGAACTCCTGAATGTCGTCGATGGAGGTCAAGATGGCGATGCCGCCTGCGGTCAATTCATTATTGTCAACTCCATCGAGCAACCAATCGGTGCTGTTTGGGCGGGAGCCGCCGACCGACAATGAGAAGGGGCCGCGTGCTGCTACCTCACTGCTTGCTGCAGAGGTAAAGAAGCTGCCGGGATTCGTCTCCGCTGTGGCGCCTGCCGTGAGTGTGGCGAGTTGCACAAAATCGCGGCCGTTTAAGGGCAGTTGCGCGACTTGCTGCGACGTGATGACCTGACCGAGAGAGGGATTGGCTGTCTCGACAGCGACTGCCTCGCCGGCAACGGTGACGGTAGTGGATACGCTCGCAGGAGCAAGGTTGAAGTCAAGTTCGCGAGCTTGATCGACCTGGAGATTGAGATCTTTGGATTCGCTGCTTTGGAAGCCGGTCGAATCCACGCGTACCGTGTATATACCCACGGGGAGTAACGGGATCGAATAGTGGCCTGCCTCGTCAGTCTTACCCGTGCGTTCAAGACCGGTTGCCTGAGAGGTAGCCGTAACGGTCGCTTCAGGAACGCTCGACCCGGTTTTATCGGTAACTGTGCCGGAGAAGCTTCCCGTGGCCTGACCGTACAGAAGCGGACAGACTGCTGCCACACTCATGCTGAAGATGATTAAGAAGAATACTTTGCGTGCCAGCCTCGAAGTCAAACACCGGAAATATTCCGGAGATACCGCCCCAATCGTCGGGCAATTCATAAACAGACCTCTTTCCATGAACAGTTAAGGAGGTTCTATTCGCAGATTTGAGTAACTGTAAGAAATTACAGACCGAACGTCAACGCAAAGTTTTGTCTGCGATGGCGCACAACATTCCAAAAGTGGACATCATGAATCTGAATTTTGGATAGTGAGCCCAGCCCTACCAAAGAAGCTTCAGAGCGAATTGAACCTGTCGCGAGGTCGTCGATGTGCTTGTGATTGCTCCCGCCGTGCCTGAAACACCCGAGGGTGTGAAGACAATAAGGTTGGGGGTATTGAAATTAGCCCGGTTCAGCAGATTAAAGATCTCACCTCGAAACTGCAGCGTAAGCCCTTCACGAATGGTAGTGTCCTTTCGCCCGGAGAAGTCCCAGGTTCCCAGTCCGGGTCCGGTTAATGTATCTCTGCCAAGATTGCCGTAAAAGCCGCTGTTCGCTGGAGGCGGAAGAAACGCGCTCGGATTGAACCACTGCTGAGGAGTGCCGATGATCGCTGGCGACGCGTGAAAATTCGGGTTCACAAACGGTCTCACGGGATTCCGGGTATCTCCATTGTTGGAGGGGTTGTAACTGAGCTGGGGCGTGATGGGGAACCCGGACTGGATGGTGACGATGCTGTCCACGGACCACCCACTGACCGCAGCATTAGCGAAGCCATGCAGATCTTTACCGATGGCCTTACCGGATCCAAATGGCAACATGTAAACCGCACTCACGACACCGATGTTTCTCACATCGTAGGTTCCCGGACCATAGTCAGCATGGATGTCATAAGGGTTGGAGACAAGGCCAGGCGCGTTTCCCGCAGTGGTTGCATTGAGCGAATCTCCGTTGTCGAGCACCTTGGACCAGGTATAGACGCCGCGTAATGCGAGATCGTGACTGAAGCGATGATTTACGTCGACCTGCAGCGAGTCGTAGTTGGCCGTGCCCCATGAGAACCACGTCCAGGTGTTGGCTAGTGTGGGGTTGGCTTTTGGAGTTCCGGCAGGAATATAAAAGCTACCCGCGGGAACGGCCGAGTTGGCGAGCGGCGCCGGGAAATTGGCCGGATAGGCAGCGGGACAGGGAGATGCAGGACATACCGTCGGAACTGGCTGGTTGCCATCCACGCCGATGAGTTGATGGTAGCCGTGAGAACCGACATACCCCACGGTGAACGAAGTGTTCGGTGTCAGCTCCTGCTCTACTCGCAATGAGTAGGAAATCAGGGTGGGCATCTTCACGTCTGGTTGAACACCACCGGGTACGAGGAGCGCCTTTGCTGGCTTGTGAGCCGTTGGGTCGAGCGGCAGACTTGAAACGGGCAATGAAGCGATGCTGTACGTGGGATTGAACGGCGCATTTTGGTCCATGCGATAGCCGAGGTCGTCCAGCAGCTCGTTGTATATACCGAAGCCTGCACGCACGACAGTCTTGCCGGGCCGCACGTTCCAGGCAAGACCGATGCGTGGCTGAGGCAGGAATTTTGCATTGTTTTCGGTAAAGGCGTGGTCGCCAATGCGTGGCTGGCTCGAAATTGTATAGCCGGTGAATGTGTAATTGGCGGCGCGTCCATGGGCTTCGTTCCAGCCGGTTGAAAACTCTCCGCGGAATCCCAGGCTGACGGTCAATTTCGGATTCAACCGAATCACGTCCTGGGCGTGAACCGCACCGAAAAACGAGCGCCAGTTCATCTTGGTTGGTGCGGGGCTGTAGAGGAAGCTGCTTGTTGTTCCGGCAAGAAAGGTCTGAAGGCTTGCGAACGTGGCC
This genomic window contains:
- a CDS encoding TonB-dependent receptor: MAAVCPLLYGQATGSFSGTVTDKTGSSVPEATVTATSQATGLERTGKTDEAGHYSIPLLPVGIYTVRVDSTGFQSSESKDLNLQVDQARELDFNLAPASVSTTVTVAGEAVAVETANPSLGQVITSQQVAQLPLNGRDFVQLATLTAGATAETNPGSFFTSAASSEVAARGPFSLSVGGSRPNSTDWLLDGVDNNELTAGGIAILTSIDDIQEFKVLTYTYSAEYGTRAGPTVLLTTKSGTNDFHGTLYEFFRNTALDAKSYFATSAEKFNLNQFGGAIGGPIRKNKTFFFVDGEQKYQRHGITFTGLVPSLAMRTGDFSADPFGNAISGLAIVNPNMIGASTNPNVYPNVYFQCNGAGQPIAANPDGRQPQGTPCSKIPSNLINNIGQAMINLYPTPNASNAAAGYNYVNIPVRELDETKFDGRLDHTLSTADSLFGRFSYDQAFSYVPGGSNPPSFASANAFGTNQRIINHARNAAIGETHVFSARMVNQATFGYNRIFDYISSQGTGTCASATIVPGGIPNANLGCPPGATPCAPGAYSCGLVSTLVQGGYWALGDRGYSPFQGGTNIFSFRDSLDLIVRKHDIHVGLDFRANQMNVGTEAFQDGFWLIGNGGNFTGLSSANVGGNPEADFLLGITGGAIHDQTFNGPVTGRRWKIYRPFGEDDWRITNSLTLNLGLAWDMTTPISEAHGRLANYIPSTGQLLVANQNGVSSSAGVTMDWTALEPRIGAAWKFFGSDKTVFRAGFAIFHDSAWSQGAQGLWQNPPFLGESDAFPPSIGCAFATSYCSTVLGQTPNAISLSDGFQAIPAPPTVGTFTGSFYTQPTDFKLGRVRQYNLNVEQALPGNIVLTMGYAGSRSNHILVAGNDINVGSPSACVGSPSYTIGCAPGGQPFSPPYGPFTTIFLFGDVGKTNYDSLQVKAETKTSKGLYALIAYSYSHTMDNGLSDGLGSLLSAPYFPLPNWQKLDYALSQINLYNSFTGSVIYDLPFGRGKQFGSNWSGLTNTLLGNYQLTVIERISSGFPDPLIDSTNHSGASFQNGGNSNNWNRPDQVPGCNAYAAHHSQSQYINQACFVAPPIGQLGNASRVPVLGPDFVNTDFSVIKQFVLPKEKMGVTFRAEFFNLFNHAQFGLPVNDISAVGFGSVNSTVNNPRLVQFALKLTF